Part of the Candidatus Bathyarchaeota archaeon genome is shown below.
AGAACTGAGATCGAGGAGCTCCAGGAGGTTCTAAACGGCATAACCTCCGATGTGGAAGAAACGGGGAAGATTCTTGAGCAGCACAGGAGAGCCGTTTCTGGAATCGAACGAAACATTGAGAGGCTCGACCAGAGGAGGGTGAATATCGAGAGAAGGACAGGGTCCTTCGAGGTGGAGCTTGAGAGGCTCAGACTCCAAAGCGGACAGCGCTTCGAAGATCTGTCACGGCTTGGCTTTGAAGTTAGGCTCCAAACTAACGGGATGAATCTCGCCCTGGTGGAGAGGACTCTCCGAAGGATTGAGCAAGAGAAACGTGAAATTGGAATGGTGAATCAACTCGCGATCCAAGCCTATGAAGAGGACGCATACAATTACAAAATGCTCAGCGTCAGGATCAACGAGCTCGAGGAAGAGAAAGGCTCTATCTTGAGATTCGTTGAAAAGGTGGAAAGGGAAAAGACTGAGCAATTCATGGCGGCATACAACGATATCTGCGAAAACTTCTCAGTTCTTTTCGAGAAGCTAACAGGTGGAGGAGACGGACGCCTTGAGCTCCAGAACCCAGAAAGCCCATTTTCTGAGGGTGTTGACCTTTACGTCCAGTTTCCTGGGAAGCCTATGAGACTCGCTGCGGGGGCGAGTGGTGGAGAAAGATCGGTGGCCGCAATAGCATACCTCCTCGCTATCCAGAGATTCCTGAAGGCTCCTTTCTACCTTTTTGATGAAATCGACGCTCATCTTGACGACTTGAACACAGCAAGACTAGCTGATGTCCTAAAGGAGAACGCAATGGAGTCCCAATTCCTTATGGTAAGCCTCAAAGATGTGATGGTCCACAACGCCAATAAGATCTACGGGGTCTTCGCGCAGAATGGGCGGAGCCGAGTAGTATCGCTACCGATGAAGGTGGAGGTACCGGTGTAAAGTGCCGAAGAAGAAGCCATACTACCTCCAAGATCCCTGGGAGATACTCTTTAAGGTCAAAAAGCTGGGGAAGACAAGCCCTTGGAGCATAGATCTGGTGCATATCCTCACTACCCTTTTAGAGGAGATGCACAAGGTCGGCATTGATTTTAGAATCGCCGGGACAGCTATCAACTCCTCGGTAATAATCTACCAAAAAAAGGCTGAGCTTCTCCTCAAGTTAGAGGAGCCTCGGAAGCCCCAGATTGTGAGACCCGACATCTATGTCCCTCCAGCCCTAAATCTCCCCTTCCGATTCGAGTTTACGAATACTAGCGTCACAGATCTTATTACTGCCTTAGAGAGTGCGCTCACGGAGGATAGGAGGTCATCTCTCCCACGGGTTCCCGTGCTCCCGGTTCAGATACCAGACTTTCTAGATGTGGAACAGTATCTCCTTGAGGTGGGGGAACGATCGGAGGGACTCTACGAGAGCCTTTTGGAGAGGGATGGAGGGCCTTTCAGCATCAGGGAACTCATAGAAAACTTGAGTCCTATAGAGAAGGTCCGAATATTCATGATGCTACTGTTTTTGGCCCAGAGTCTCAAGGTGGATCTCTTTCAGGACGAACAAGAGACCGACATCCGGATTAAAGTCAGAGAGATGAATGATGATCAGCAATATCCAGAACAATAAACGCTTGGCGATGCTTGAGGCGGCTCTTTATGCTGCAGGGCGTCCGGTTGAACTTAAGAACATGAAAGTAATCGCCAGAACGAAATCGGATAAGGTGATCGCAGGTTTAATCCGAGAACTCTCTCTTCGATACGAGGCTCGGAGGAGTGCTTTAGAGGTCATGATCCTGCCAGGAAACAGAGCCGTCATGAGGCTCAAACAGAGGTTTGATCATTCGGTGAAGAGATTTACAAAAAGGCCACTTCTCTCAATCGGTCCCCTTAAGACCCTGTCCTACGTTGCCTATAATCAACCTGTACTCCAGGGTCAGGTTGTGGCGGACAGAGGAAACCACGTCTACTCTCACCTTAAGAGGATGGCGGACATGGGGCTAATCTCCAGAGAGAGAAACGAGAACAGAGCCTATGTGATCAAAACAACCCCGTTCTTCGCTGACTATTTCGGTTTTGGCACGGATCCCATGAATACGAAAATACAACTCAGAAGAATATTCAATCAGATAAAAATCCACAGACTGGATAACGGAAATGGGGAGAGCGCTGGGCGAAAGACCCTCAATCTGGCTTTCGACGGGAGCACCATCGCAGAGCCCATGGATAAGCTCCCCTAAAAACTGTGGAGAACGCCCCTGAGGAGAACACAAGAATATTCCACACATTTTTATATCCTCCCTAGGTCTAAGTCTAAAGAAAGAGCAGAGCTTTTTACACTGAGGAAAAATAGATGGCTTGGCAGAGTGGGATAACAAAGCGAAAAAAGACGGGCGGAAAGAAGAGAGCCTATAGATCCAAGAGGCTTAGGGACGCGGGTAGCGCTCCATTGCAATCTGAACTGGGAAATACCATTAGGAGGGTGGAGTCTGGGAAGAGTCGCCTCCTCAAGGTGAAGCTATTCTCTGACAATGTTGTCAACGTCTCCGACCCATCAACAGGGACAACCGAGAGACTTGAGATCCGTGACGTCGTGGAGAACCCTGCAAACATTGACTACAACAGGCGAGGAGTTATCACCAAAGGAGCCATCGTGCGTACTGATGAAGGCCTCGCAAAAATAGTCTCAAGACCAGGGCAGCACGGCGTTTTCAATGCAATCGTCATAAAAGAGGAGTAGTAACATCCCTCATGAGATGAGGCCCCGGTGAGGAAAAAACGCAGACTAGTATTCTGGCCAGCTTATTTCGAGTCTAATAATACTAGAGGGGAAGGCCGAAGAGTGCCCAAGGCACAGGCTATCCGGAGCGTCAGTATTGGTGAGCTCTATAGAGCGGCTGAGGAACTTGAGTTGAACCCGGAATTGAAACCTAGTTCAGCCTACACAAAAAAGCCATGGGATCGGACAGGATCCGTCATTGTCAATAAGGCTAAGTCGAAAACACTCACCACAACTGAGATCGCGTCGCGGATACGCTCAAACCGATCCAAAAGATAAATC
Proteins encoded:
- a CDS encoding SMC-Scp complex subunit ScpB → MMISNIQNNKRLAMLEAALYAAGRPVELKNMKVIARTKSDKVIAGLIRELSLRYEARRSALEVMILPGNRAVMRLKQRFDHSVKRFTKRPLLSIGPLKTLSYVAYNQPVLQGQVVADRGNHVYSHLKRMADMGLISRERNENRAYVIKTTPFFADYFGFGTDPMNTKIQLRRIFNQIKIHRLDNGNGESAGRKTLNLAFDGSTIAEPMDKLP
- a CDS encoding signal recognition particle subunit SRP19/SEC65 family protein; translated protein: MRKKRRLVFWPAYFESNNTRGEGRRVPKAQAIRSVSIGELYRAAEELELNPELKPSSAYTKKPWDRTGSVIVNKAKSKTLTTTEIASRIRSNRSKR
- a CDS encoding 30S ribosomal protein S8e, whose protein sequence is MAWQSGITKRKKTGGKKRAYRSKRLRDAGSAPLQSELGNTIRRVESGKSRLLKVKLFSDNVVNVSDPSTGTTERLEIRDVVENPANIDYNRRGVITKGAIVRTDEGLAKIVSRPGQHGVFNAIVIKEE